The genomic DNA GCGATGATGGCGAACAGACCCATCAGCGCCCAGGGCCACAGGTCGGGGTGCAGGACCGGGACGGCGTCTCCGTCGATTCTCACGACGCCACGGAAGCGGTCCCACAGGAGAGCGCCCACCCCGAGCCCGCCGAAGACGACCGAGGCGATCAGGTCGGCCCGACCTGTGCCGGTCGGCCGTGACTCGGGCAGCTGGTCGACGTCCCACCGGTGACCGGTCTCGGCCCCGGTGCGCTCGAGGATGACGAACACGAGCGTCACCCAGAAGATGAGGTGCAGCGTGGCGCTGATGGTCACGGCGATGGTCTGCCCGATGATCTCACCGACATCGGCGCCGGCGATGACCTGGGCCAGGGCGACAGCACCCGCGACGCAGGCGGGGACGATCGCCAGTAGCAGCTTCAGCAGACGCCACCACGTGAGATAGTAGCGGGGCCCGAGCAGGTGGAGCGGCCGGTCGGCGTATCCGGCCGCCAGCGCTGCGGGGTCGCCCAGCTCGGTGAGCACGGTGCGTTCGGCCTCGGCGGGGTCCTCGCCCTGGTCGAGGCGGGCCTCGATGGCGTCGGTGACAGCGGTTCCGAGCTCGGCGCGCACGTCGTCCTGGGTCTCGGGCGGCAGCGAGGCGATGGTGGCGCTGATGTAGCGCTCGGTCAGGTCGGTGGTCATCTCAGTGCTCCTCGGTCGAGCTCGCGGGGTCGGGGAGGGAGGAGATCGCGTCGCTGAGCGAGGTCCACTCCCGGCGGAGGGTCTCGGCCAGGCGAAGACCCTCGGCCGAGGTGGCGTAGAACTTGCGGGGCCTGGCGTCCTCGGTGTTCCACTCGCTGGTCAGAAAGCCCTGCTTCTCCAGGCGTCGAAGCAGCGGGTAGAGCGTGTTCGCGTCGGTCGCGAGGCCACGTTTCTCGAGCTGCTCGAGCAGGCCGTAGCCGTACCCCGGGGTGCGCAGCAGTTGCAGGCAGGCCAGCACCACGGTGCCGCGCCGCAGCTCCTGCAGATGGGTGTCGACGTGCTCGCTCATGCGTGACATCATAGTGTGTTGCACACACTAAAGGCAAGGGCACAATGTTGTCTCTGGCGGGGGCGGGTGTCGGCGCGCGGTGGCCCGGTGAGCCACGGCTGAGCTCGGGCCGTCCTCAGTACTCGGCGGGGCGAGGCCCGGTCGGCTCGGCCGGTGCCTCGGGCGACGGGCCCTGCCCGCGGAACAGCAGCTGGGCCGTGCCGTCGTCGGCCGTGGCGCGCTGGGCCGTAACGCCGTAGGTGGCGCTGACCAGGTCCGCGGTGAGCGCCTCGGCCGGTGGCCCGTCGGCTCGCACGATCCCGTCCGTGAGCACCAGCACGCGGTCGCAGTAGCGGGCGGCGAGGTTCAGGTCGTGCAGCACGACGAGGGTCGCCGGACCCTGTTCCCGCACGATCTGCAGCACGTGGTGCTGGGAGCCGATGTCGAGGTGATTGGTCGGCTCGTCCATCAGCAGCACGCGGGGCTGCTGGGCGAGTGCACGGGCGATGAGCACTCGCTGCTTCTCACCGCCGGAGAGCAGGCCGAACTCCCGTCGGGCCAGGTGCAGCGCGCCGGAATGCTCCAGCGCCTCGGTCGCGATGCGCAAGTCCTCCTCGGTGGTGGAACCGAAGGCTCCGGCGTGGGGCACGCGGCCCAGCAGCACCACGTCGGCGACGGACAGCGGCACCTCACCGGTGATCTCCTGCGCCATCACCGCGATCCGCCTCGCGCGCTCACGACCCGGGTAGGAGCCCAGGTCGCGGCCCTCGAGAAGCACCTCGCCCGCGTCGGGAGCCAGCGCGCGGTGCAGGATCCGCAGCGCCGTGGTCTTGCCGCCGCCATTGGGGCCGACGAGCCCGACGACCTCGCCCTCGGCGATCGAGACGTCGACTCCGCGCAGCACCGGCCGGCCGCCGAAGGCGTGGTGGAGATCGCGCGCCTCCAGCAGTGCCGTGCCAGCGGTTCCGGCCCCGTCCTGGCCGGCAGGGGCCGGGCTCTCGTCGGCGTACGCCCGCCTCAGGTCCACAGAGGCCCCGCCCGCCTCGCAGGCGGCCGCGTCACGATCTGCCGGGGTCACCGGCCTCATCCCTCGATCTCGTGCAGCCATTCGTGGATCCTCACCACCCCGTCCACGACCAGCGGGGAGGCCGGTTCGCAGAAGTTGAACAGCAGCGGCAGCACGCTCTGCTCGGTCACCGCGCGCAGGCTCGACAGCTGATCCTGGGCGATCATCTCCTCGACCACGTCGCTGCCGTCGCCCTCGCCCTGATGGAGCACGATGAGCACATCAGGATCGGCGGCCAGCAACGGCTCGGCGCTGATCTCGAACACCCTCTCGGCGGTGTCGGCGAAGACGTTCTCGATGCCCAGGGCGTCCAGCTGCGCCGTGACCATGCTGCCGGCGCCGTAGGTGTACAGCGGGCCGCCGCCGAGGGAGGGGTACAGGGCGGCCGCCGTCGTGGTGCGCAGACCCTCCGCGGACCGGGCGACGGCGGAGACCCTCTCCTGCAGTCCGGCGACAAGGTCCTCGGCCTCCCCGGTGCGGTCGAAGATCCTCCCGTAGGTGCCGATCTCCTCGTAGAGGGTCTCGAAACGGGCTCGCTCGCCGTCGGTGCCGCAGAAGACGTCCTGGACCAGCACCTCCGCGCCTGCCCCGCGCATCGCTTCCCGGGTGATGCCATCGGGCAGGCCGAGGACGATGTCGGGCCGCTGCGCGATCACGACCTCCTGGTTGATCTGCAGATGGCCGGCCGCGTCGATCTCCTCCGACAGAGCCGGGATCGCTTCGATGCGGGTGAAGAGGTCCTCGTCGTAGTAGCCAGGAGGGAAGGAGCCGCCGCGCGAGACGACCCGATCCAGCACTCCGATCCCGTCCAGCGTGGTGACCGGTGCGGATTCCAGCAGCACGATCCGTTCGGGCGGGGACTCGAAGCGCAGGGTCGCCTCGCAGTTGGCCAGCTCGAGCGGGAAGCCTGCCGCACGGCCGGTCTCCGCGCCACCTTCCGCTCCGGCGCCGGAGGTGCAGGCGGCGGCGCCGAGGGCGAGGAGCCCGGCGAGAGCGGTGCGGCGGCCGATGCGACCGGGGAGCTGAGCAGTCATGGCGACCTTTGATCGGGGAGGGGCTGGCAGGGCGGTCAGGGGCGGGGATCAGGGCCGGCGCGCGTACAGCCGGCGGACGAGGAACAACAGGAACGGTGCGCCGATCGCCGCGGTGATCACGCCGATCGGCAGCTCGCGCGGGGCCATGACGACGCGCGCGAGGGCGTCGGCCCACAGCAGGAACAGGGCGCCGAGCAGGGCACTGGCCGGGATCAGCACCCGGTGGCGGGCCCCGACCAGGCGGCGGGCGAGGTGCGGGATCACCAGTCCCACGAAGCCGATCGATCCGGCGCCCGCGACCGCCGCCGCGGTGCACAGCGACACCACCGCCAGGAGGCCGATGCGCGCGCGATCCGGGGAGATGCCCAGGCCATGGGCGATCTCGTCACCAGCGCTGAGAGCGTCCAGCACTCGCGCGCCGAGCATCATCACAGCGACCCCGAGACCTGCGGCGAGCACGGCGATCGCCAGGAACGCATTCCACTGGGCCAGGGCCAGCGAGCCGAGCATCCAGAACATCACCGAGCGCGAGCCCTCGGCGGAGTCCGAGGAGAAGATCAGCAGGTTGGTCGCTGCCGTCAGCGCGTAGCCGACGGCGACGCCGGACAGCAGCAGCCGCAGCGAGGTCACACGACCGCCGGTGCGGGCGATGGCGAACACCAGCAACGCCGCCCCCATCGCGCCGAGGAAGGCGAGGACGGACTGCGCGTACTGGCCCAGAGCCGCGCCGATCCCGAACAGGATCGCCGCGGCCGCCCCGGTCGAGGCGCCCCCGGAGACGCCCAGGATGTACGGGTCGGCGAGCATGTTGCGCACCATCGCCTGCAGCGCCGCCCCGCAGATCGCCAGGCAGGCGCCGACGGCCGCGCCCATCAGCACGCGCGGCAGGCGCACGGTCCAGATGATCGCGTCGAGGGAGGGATCGGCCGAGCCCGCGACGGGAAACCCGAGGTGCTGGGCGATGACCTGCATGGTCGCGCCGGGCGCGATCGGGACCGGGCCGATGCCCAGGCAGATCATGAGGCTGAGCGCCGTGACGAGCGCGAGCAGCACGAGCACGGCCGCCGCGCGGCGGGCCCGGGCGCGGACGCCGAGGCGGTCCGGGCCCGGTGGCGTGGAGGGAGAGCGACCGGGCGTGATCGATGCCTGCGCGGTGAAGGCGGGTGCCGGCACGGGTCTCCTTCCGACGGCTTTACTTGAATGAGCGTACAAGCAACCCTGCATGGGGGACCCGGTGATTGCGCTCCCTTGCCGCCCCGTAGTCTCGGGCGGTGCCTCTGCTCACCCTCGCCCTGCTCGCCGTGATCATCGCGGCAGGAGCCGGCCTCCAGCGCCTGACCGGAATGGGATTCGCCCTGGTCGCGACCCCGTTCCTGGTGCTCACCGTGGGCCCGCTCGAGGGGGTGCTGGTCACGAACCTGTGCGGCATCGTCTCCGCGCTCCTGAACCTCGCCCTCGTCCACCGCGAGGTCCAGTGGCGGCGCCTGCTGCGCTTCACCCCGTTCTCGCTGCCGGGCATCGTCGTCGGTGTCCTCGTGCTGCAGGTGCTTCCCGCCGAGCCCCTGGCGGTGCTGGTGGGCGTGCTGATCCTGCTCGCGATCGCGGTGAGCGTCCTCGTCCGTCCGGGTGAGATCAGCGATGGGCTGCCGCTCAGCGCAGGCTTCGGCGCCGCCTCGGGATTCATGAACGCCACCGCGGGGGTGGGCGGTCCCGCGCTGGCCGTCTACGCCGTGGCCACCGGGTGGAGCCATCGTGGCTTCGCGGCCTCTGCGCAGGCCCACTTCGCGCTGCTCTGCGCCCTCTCCCTGGCCGCGAAGGGTGCCCTGCCGTCGATGCCGGGCGCCGGCTGGGTGGTGACCGTGGTGGCGATCCTGGCCGGAGTCGCGATCGGTGAGCGGCTCGCCGGTCGCTTCGCGGAGCACGCCCTGATGCGCCTGGTGATCGTTCTGTCGGCCCTCGGGGCGGTGATGACGATCGTTCAGGCGCTGGTGTGAGTGCCGGAGCGTCGGATCGTCCAGGAGCGCTCATCGGATCGTCCCTTCAACGCGCCGATCAGGACGCATAGCGTCGCAGCATGGCACTGATCTCCGAGCTCAGCCCCCACCCCGGCGCCGACACGATCGGCGACGACCCCCGAGGAGATCTCTCCGGTCAGTGGGCGTACCGCCTCGACCGCGAGGGCATCGGGGAGGAGCATCGCTGGTTCGCCGCGCCTCTGGCGCGCGGGGCGGCCGACGGGGCGGCCGACGCGGAGCACGGCCACCTCGACCTTCCCGGCTCACTCCAGGAACAGGGCATCGGCGACCCGGTCACGGTCGGGACCCCGTGGACCGGGGGGATCGTGGACCAGTCCTACTTCACCGAGGACCGGTACGCCCCGTACCGCCAGGGCGAGGACGTCTCGGTCCCGTTCTGGCTGCAGCCGCGCATGTACTACCGAGGTGCCGCATGGTTCCAGCGGGAGATCCAGGTCCCGGACGACTGGGACGGCCGCAGTGTGATCCTCGAGCTCGAGCGCGTGCACTGGGAATCGACCGTGTGGGTCGACGGGACGCGGATCGGGGCCGAGAACAGCCTGTCCACGGCCCATCGTCACGATCTGGGACGCCTCGCCCCCGGAACGCATCTGCTCACCGTGCGCGTCGACAACCGCACCGTGATCGACGTCGGGCCGAACTCGCATGCGGTCAGCGACCACACGCAGGGGAACTGGAACGGGATCATCGGCCGGATGCAGCTGCACGCCCGCAGCGAGGTGGAGATCGCGCAGCTCAGGGCATTCCCCGACGTGGCCCATCGCCGCGTGCAGGTCAGGATCGACATCGGCTCCGGGACCGCCGGCGTCGGCGAGGGGAGCGTGAGCGTGCGGGCCCGTCGGCTCGGGAACGCGGGGTCCTCGGTCGCCGGGTCCGGGACGGAGGCGATCGTCGTGCCCTTCACGGCGGACCACGGGGAGGACCTGGGCTCGCGCGGCCTTCTCGCGGGCTGCACCCATCTCGACATCGACCTCGAGCTCGGTGAGGAGGCCGCGCTCTGGGACGAGTTCGACCCGGCGCTCTACGAGCTCGAGGCCGATCTCGTCGCCCGCACCGGCGAGCAGGAGCACCGGAGCTCCGTGCGGACCGTCCTCGGGCTGCGGGAGGTCGGCGTCGACGGGACCCAGGTGAGCGTCAACGGACGTCGCACGTTCCTCCGCGGCAGCCTGGAGTGCTGTGTGTTCCCGCTGACCGGTTACCCGCCCACCGACCTCGGGTCCTGGCGGCGGATCGTGCGCATCGCCAAGGAGCACGGGCTCAATCTGCTGCGCATGCACTCCTGGTGCCCGCCCGAGGCCGCCTTCCTCGCGGCCGACGAGGCAGGGCTGTATCTCCAGGTCGAGGGCCCCATCTGGGCGAACCAGGGGGCGGCGATCGGAGAGGGGCGACCGGTCGACGCCTACCTCCACGAGGAGACCCGGCGGATCCTTCGGGAGTTCGGCAACCACCCGTCCTTCGTCATGATGGCGCACGGCAACGAGCCCGCCGGCCGCGATGCCGAGTTCCTCGCCTCCTGGGTGCGCACCTGGCACAGCCAGGACCCGAGACGGCTGTACACGAGTGCCGCGGGCTGGCCGGCGATCGAGGAGAACGACGTCGACAACATCCCCGACCCTCGCGCCCACCGATGGGGTGAAGGGCTGGACTCGCGCCTGAACGACGAGCCGCCGAACACCCGGGCGGATTACGCCGACTGGGTCTCCTCGCGCCGGCGACCGGTCATCAGCCATGAGATCGGGCAGTGGTGCGTCTACCCGGACTTCGAGGAGGTCTCCCGGTACACGGGCGTGATGCAGCCGCGGAACTTCGGGATCTTCGCCGACTTCCTGCGCGAGGCCGGCATGGAGGACCAGGCAGCCGACTTCCTGGACGCGTCGGGACGTCTGCAGACCCTCTGCTACAAGGAGGAGATCGAGTCGGCACTGCGCACCGACGGCTTCGGCGGATTCCACCTGCTGGGCCTGACGGACTTCCCGGGTCAGGGCACCGCACTCGTCGGGGTGCTCAACCCGTTCTGGGAGTCCAAGGGGTACTGCACCGCCGAGGAGTTCTCCCGCTTCTGCGGGCCGACGGTGCCTCTCGCGCGCCTGGACCGCCGCGTCTGGCGCGCCGATGAGGAGCAGGCCGTCGACGTCCAGGTGGCCCATTTCGGTCCCGAGCCGATCGTGGCCGACGTCCGGTGGAGCCTGCGCCGCGGGGAAGCCGTGCTCGCCGACGGGACGGTCGCGAGCGGTGTCGAGATCGGGATCGGCAACGGGACCCGCTTGGGTCCCGTGACCCTCCCGGCAGGGATCGTCGACGAGCCCGCGCAGCTGAACCTCGCCCTCACCCTCGAGGACGCCGAGGGCGGGATCGCCGAGAACGACTGGGACGTGTGGATCTATCCAGAGCCTGCGGAACCTGCTGTGCGTGCAGAACGAGCAGGAACGCCCCCGGTGTTCCCCGGGCCGCCGGCCTCGGTGCGTTCGACCGACGACCTCGAGGAGGCGGCCGCGCTCGCCGCCACCGGAAATACCGTGCTGTTCGAGGTGGCGGCCGACGCGATCGGGAACGAGATCGCTCTCGGCTTCACTCCCGTCTTCTGGAACACGGCCTGGACGCGCGGCCAGGCCCCGCACACCCTCGGCCTCCTGCACGACCCCGAGCATCCGCTGTTCGAGCTGTTCCCGACCGAGGGGGCGACGAATTGGCAGTGGTGGGCTGCGCTCCACGGCTCCCGGCCGATGCTCCTGGACGGTCTGCCCGTGGACCTGCGCCCCGCGGTCCAGGTGATAGACACCTGGTTCGAGGCGCGGCGGCTTGGGGCGCTGTTCGAGGCGCGCCTGGGCCAGGGCAGGATCATCGTGACCTCGCTGAACCTCACCGGAGGCGACGGCGCCTCGCAGCGCCTCGCCGCCCGTCAGCTGCGACGCAGCATCCTGTCGTACATGGCGAGCTCCGCCTTCGACCCGCAGACCGCGATCACCCCGGCCCAGCTCCGCACCGTGCTGCGTTAGACCGGGCCGGACAGCTCCGCGCAGGAACTCCGCGGGCGGTCCGATCGCGATCGGACCGCCCGCGGGCCGGGCCGGCCTCCGAACCGGCCGCCCCGTCTCACAGGCGCGCAGTCTCGAGATCCCGCTGACGGTCCCAGTCCGCGAGCTGCTCCCGAATACGGGCCACCTCCCGATCACGGGCCGCCGCGGGGTCCTCGTGGAAGACCAGCAGTTCGGGGAGGCTGGTCGCGAAGAAGTCGACCTGCACCTCCTGGACCGCGTACTCCTCGAGCCAGTCGGCGATGTCGGCCACGAGCGCATCAGCCTGCGCCGTCCTGCCCAGACGGAGCAGCGCCCGGGCCGCCGCGAAGGTCTCCACGCTGTACGCCGTCTCCGCCATCTTCACGAAGTCCCCGGTGGACCGTGCCGCGTGCTCCCAGCTGACAGCTGCCGCGGCGTCGTCCCCGCCAGCCGCGAAGGCGTCTCCGCGGGCGAGGTGGATGGTGGCGACATTGGCCAAGGGATGCCGCCCCTCGCCGAGGCTTCGGGGCGGATCGATCGAGCTCTGCAGGATCTCCTGCGCGTCCTCGACGGCGCCACGGGCGAGGAGCTCCTGGGCGAGCTGGACGTTGGCACGATCCCAGGCGGAGAGGACCTGGCCCTCTCCGCCTTCCCAGGGTTGGAAGCGACGCCCGACGAGCAGGTCCCGCGCCTCCGGGGCGCGGCCCACGTCCAGCAGGAGGTTCACGAGGGAGACGGTGAGGTCATCGCGCCGGGCGACGACCTCCAGCATGGGCTCGAGGGCCGCCAGCCGCTCCGGAGCGGCCACACCGGTGCGGACGGCGAGGAGATCTGCCTCGAACCGCAGCTTCGGCTCCGCGGGGGAGAGCTCGAGGGCCCGCGCGTAGTGGGCGGTCGCGGCCTCCGGGTCGCGCCGGATGTTGAACTCCGCGATCCCGAGATTGCGATGCAGGATCGCAGCCAGGGCCGGGTCCGGTGCGGCTCCCAGTGCCTGCTCCCACCGTGCGATGGCGTCGAGATGCCGACCCCGGTCGTACAGCCAATGCCCCAGCAGCGAGGCGGGCAGCGCCTGGTCAGGGGCCACGTCGGCCAGGAGCTCGAGGGCCTGGGCGTCGGCCAGGCGCGAGGGATGGGCCGAGCCGACAGGCAGCTTCGCCGCCTCGGCGATCGCCTGGCGCGCACAGTCGAGGTCGCCCGCGCGCTGATCGAGGGCGGCGAGGTGGAGCCAGGCGAGCGGCCCGACATTGACCTGGCCGACGGTCAGGGAGGGGGCGAGGTCGATGGTCCCATCCAGGGCGGCTCGAGCCTGCTCGACGAATCCTGCCTCCACGTACTCGAGGGCGACGTCCAACATCACCGTGGCGTCCGCGGTCGCGGGCCGGCCGAGGATGTCCTTCGCCCAGGCATCGAGCGGATCCAGATGCAGCGCCCACAGGGCGACGTCGGTCGCCTCCTGCTCCCGTCCGCGGACGCGCAGAGTCAGTGCGAGCAGATCGAGGCACTGGAGATGGTGGGGGTCGCTCTCGAGCGCCTGCCGCAGCAGATCCTCCGCCGCGTCGTACCTGCCCGCCCGGGACCGGAGCCGGGCCAGCGCGAAGCGCGCGGAGACGGCGTGACGGGAGTCCCACATCGCGGTGGAGAACGCGCGGGCGGCCTCCGGGACGCGCCCGGCCCGGTCCAGCGCGAGACCGAGGTGGTAGTGCGCCTCCCCGGAGACCGGGGTGGAGGTCCATTCCGTGGCGAGCTCGGCGCTGCGCCCCAGCAGCCCGATCGCTGACTCCGTCTCGCCGCGATGAGAGGCGCGCCGCCCGAGGTGGAGCAGCGCACGGGACTCGTGGGGATCCCGTCGCAGGGCCTCCTCGAGATACGCGGTGGCGGAGCGCGTCGCGTGGCGGTACTGCTCGAGATAGGTCGCGATCCTGACCAGCTGGTCCACGCCGGGGACGTCCGACGGTGCGGGCGGGGCGAGGGCCATGGCCGCCGGGGCCACGGCGTCGGGCTCCGCAGGACCGGCGAGCGGCACGTGAGCCAGCTCTGCCGAGGCCGTCGTGACCACCACCGTGAGATCCGCGACGGCGACCTGTCCCGGGACGTCGATCACCCGTGCGCTGCCCGGACAGAGATCGCCGTGGACCGCTGCGAGTTCGGCGCCGTCGGCGTCCAGCACCGTGATGGTCGCGTCGCTGTACCGCTGGGCGGGGCAGATCCTGACGCGTGTGCCGCCTCCTGGCTCCTGCACGCTGAGGGCGAGATGCCGGTCGGCGAAGAGGACGGGGCCGACGTCCCGGATCGGGTACCAGGTCTGCGAGAAGGTCTTTGTCTCGCCCGCGGCCAGGTACGCGAAGTCCGGCTGGTTGTCGGTGAACACGCCCGCCATGAGCTCGACGTACGGGCCGTCGTCGTCGGTCAGGTTCCGATCCCACGCGTGGCCGAAGCTGGAGTTTCCCCAGGTCCATTGCTTCTTCCCGGGGGAGATCTCATGGTCGGCGACATGGACGAAACCTGCCTGCCGTCCGTGGTCGTAGCCGCCGAAGAAGTCCTGGGAGGTGCCCAGTGCCATGTAGGAGGTGGGTACGGGGATGTTGCGGTACCAGTCCAGGCGATCGGCGTCGGAGCCGTCGGCCGCGCGGGCGGCGTAGTCGATGCCGTAGTACGGCGCGTCCGGGCGGGGGAACGTGACGACGGCACGCTTGGCGTGGTCGGCGACGTGGGTGACGTCCGAGGGGAAGAACGATTGGTAGTCGTCGTTGACCGCCGCGGCGACATTCGCCCACCACAGGAAGGTCTGCGGCACCTCGGTGCGGTTGAACAGGCGCACCTGGACCTCGATGCGAGAGCTGTCCGGGGCCAACCGGATACCGTGCATGCCCTTCATCCTCGCGAAGGGGTCATGGTCCGAGCACCACACGGTCGCTGACCCGTCCTCCTCGCGGGTGATCGTGAAATCGGTGGGCAGGTAGGTCGCAGGACGGTGGTGCTGGGGCCAGTTGAACTCGATGCCTCCGGAGATCCAGGGCCCGGCGAGCCCCACCAGAGCGGGCTTGATGACGTTGTTGCGGTAGAAGATGTCGTACTCGGCGACCTTGTCGTAGGCGATGTGCACGCGCCCGCCCAGCTCGGGGAGGACCACCAGGCGGATCCACTGGTTCTCGAGGTGGACGGCCTGCCAGGAGCGGGGCCGTGCGTTCTGCGAGATCCGTTCGTGGAAAGGCATCGGATACACGCGTCCTGAGGACCCCTGGTAGACGCGCTGGTCCAGGAAGGCCGGGTACGGATCGGGATCGAGGGGGTCATAGGTGTCGATGTCCAGGGGCTGGGACCAGATCGCGACACCGTCCTGCCAGGCGTCGACGGGAGCCTCGGGAAGAGTGATGCGGGACGTCATGAATGCGGGTCTCCTTGCTGCTGTGCGGGGCGGGGGAAGGGAGTCCGGTCAGCCCTTGACGCTGCCCTCGGTGAGGCCGGGGCGCAGGTGACGCTGGAGGACGATGATCGCGACCATCAGCGGCACCACCGAGAGCAGCGCTCCGGCGACTGTCATCTCGTAGAGCTCCGGGTGACGGTCCGAGACGCTGTTCCAGGTGACGAGGCCGAGGGTGAGGGGATAGAGCCTCTGGTCGGAGAGCATCACCAGGGGCAGGAAGTAGTTGTTCCAGGCACCGATGAACTGGAAGAGCAGGATCGTCACGCCGGCCGGGGCCATGAGGCGCAACCCCAGCGTCGCGAAGATCCGGAACTCTCCCGCGCCATCGATGCGGGCCGCCTCGAGGAGGCTGTCGGGTACGGAGGCCGTGGCATAGATGCGGCTGAGGTAGAGACCGAACGGGCTGACGAGCGAGGGGATCAGCACCGCCCACACGGTGTCGATCAGTCCGATGTCCGACATGAGCAGGAACAGGGGCAGCGCCAGCGCCGTGCCGGGGATCATCACGCCCGCGAGGAACACGTTGAACAGTGCCTCACGGCCACGGAAGGCGAACTTCGCCATGCAGTACCCGCCGGCGAGGGCGAGGAGGGTGGCGACGACCGAGCTGACCCCGGCGTACAGCAGACTGTTGCCGACCCAGCGCAGGAAGATCCCGTCATCGAAGGTCAGGACGCCGCGGAGGTTGCTCAGCAGCTGCGGATCGTTGAGCACGAGACCGGAGGTGCCGAACAGGTCGCCGGTGCTCTTGGTCGCGGCGACGAGGAGCCAGTAGACGGGGAACAGGAAGTATGCGGCGGCGATGGCCAGCACCGCGGTGAGGGTGATCCGGGTGGCTGGCGACGTCCTGCGGGACCTGCGGCGGGTCCGGGGTCGCGAGCCGTCTGCCGCCGCGTCGGGGATCGAGGTCGGGGGAGTCGGCCCCCGGTCGAGAGTGGTGTTCATCGCTCTGCCCTGTTCACGATCTTGAGGAAGGCGAAGGAGAAGACGCAGGCGACGAGCGCCAGCAGCACCGCCTCCGCAGCGGCGAGGTTCGTGTTGTTGTTCGCGAAGGCTTCGTTGTAGGCCGCGAGGTTCGGGGTGTAGGTGGACGTGATGGAGCTGCTCATCGACTTGAGGATCAGCGGTTCGCCGAACAGCTGGATGGTGCCGATGATCGTGAACACCGTCGTGAGCACGATCGCCGGTCGGATCAGGGGAATCTTGATGCGGGTGACGACCTGCCACGCCGAGGCGCCGTCGATGGCCGCGGCCTCGTAGAGGTCGCTGTCGATCGACTTCAGCTGCGCGATGATCACGAGCATGTTGTAGCCGGCGAACTGCCAGGTCACGATGTTGGCGATCGACCACAGGATCGTCTGCCCTGATAGGAAGTCCAAGTGCAGCCCCAGCGCCTCGCCGATGTCCACGAGGGGGCTGAGTCCGGGGGTGTACAGGAATCCCCAGAGCAAGGAGGCGATGACGCCGGGCACGCCGTAGGGCAGGAAGTAGGTCGCGCGGAAGAAGGGGACCCACCGGGCGGACGCCGCATCGAGCAGGAGCGCGAGGGCCGTGGCCAGCACGATCATCACCGGCACCTGGACCGTGCCGAACAGGAGGACGCGGCCGAGGGAGGAGACGAACCCCTGGTCGCTCAGGGCGTGGACGTAGTTCTCCAGGCCGATGAACGACTCGACGCGTCGTCCCTGACCGAGAGGGCCTTCGTGGGAGACGCCGTACAGGCTCTGGCGGATGGCCACGGCGATGGGGACGACGATGGTCGCTGCGAAGACCGCGGTGAAGGGTCCGAGGAGCCCGAGGATGGCGATCCTCCGGCGGGAAGCGGTGCTGAGGGTCATGATGATCCGTCCTCGCTCTCAGGCGGCGT from Brachybacterium sacelli includes the following:
- a CDS encoding carbohydrate ABC transporter permease, producing MNTTLDRGPTPPTSIPDAAADGSRPRTRRRSRRTSPATRITLTAVLAIAAAYFLFPVYWLLVAATKSTGDLFGTSGLVLNDPQLLSNLRGVLTFDDGIFLRWVGNSLLYAGVSSVVATLLALAGGYCMAKFAFRGREALFNVFLAGVMIPGTALALPLFLLMSDIGLIDTVWAVLIPSLVSPFGLYLSRIYATASVPDSLLEAARIDGAGEFRIFATLGLRLMAPAGVTILLFQFIGAWNNYFLPLVMLSDQRLYPLTLGLVTWNSVSDRHPELYEMTVAGALLSVVPLMVAIIVLQRHLRPGLTEGSVKG
- a CDS encoding glycoside hydrolase — protein: MALISELSPHPGADTIGDDPRGDLSGQWAYRLDREGIGEEHRWFAAPLARGAADGAADAEHGHLDLPGSLQEQGIGDPVTVGTPWTGGIVDQSYFTEDRYAPYRQGEDVSVPFWLQPRMYYRGAAWFQREIQVPDDWDGRSVILELERVHWESTVWVDGTRIGAENSLSTAHRHDLGRLAPGTHLLTVRVDNRTVIDVGPNSHAVSDHTQGNWNGIIGRMQLHARSEVEIAQLRAFPDVAHRRVQVRIDIGSGTAGVGEGSVSVRARRLGNAGSSVAGSGTEAIVVPFTADHGEDLGSRGLLAGCTHLDIDLELGEEAALWDEFDPALYELEADLVARTGEQEHRSSVRTVLGLREVGVDGTQVSVNGRRTFLRGSLECCVFPLTGYPPTDLGSWRRIVRIAKEHGLNLLRMHSWCPPEAAFLAADEAGLYLQVEGPIWANQGAAIGEGRPVDAYLHEETRRILREFGNHPSFVMMAHGNEPAGRDAEFLASWVRTWHSQDPRRLYTSAAGWPAIEENDVDNIPDPRAHRWGEGLDSRLNDEPPNTRADYADWVSSRRRPVISHEIGQWCVYPDFEEVSRYTGVMQPRNFGIFADFLREAGMEDQAADFLDASGRLQTLCYKEEIESALRTDGFGGFHLLGLTDFPGQGTALVGVLNPFWESKGYCTAEEFSRFCGPTVPLARLDRRVWRADEEQAVDVQVAHFGPEPIVADVRWSLRRGEAVLADGTVASGVEIGIGNGTRLGPVTLPAGIVDEPAQLNLALTLEDAEGGIAENDWDVWIYPEPAEPAVRAERAGTPPVFPGPPASVRSTDDLEEAAALAATGNTVLFEVAADAIGNEIALGFTPVFWNTAWTRGQAPHTLGLLHDPEHPLFELFPTEGATNWQWWAALHGSRPMLLDGLPVDLRPAVQVIDTWFEARRLGALFEARLGQGRIIVTSLNLTGGDGASQRLAARQLRRSILSYMASSAFDPQTAITPAQLRTVLR
- a CDS encoding DUF5107 domain-containing protein, which gives rise to MTSRITLPEAPVDAWQDGVAIWSQPLDIDTYDPLDPDPYPAFLDQRVYQGSSGRVYPMPFHERISQNARPRSWQAVHLENQWIRLVVLPELGGRVHIAYDKVAEYDIFYRNNVIKPALVGLAGPWISGGIEFNWPQHHRPATYLPTDFTITREEDGSATVWCSDHDPFARMKGMHGIRLAPDSSRIEVQVRLFNRTEVPQTFLWWANVAAAVNDDYQSFFPSDVTHVADHAKRAVVTFPRPDAPYYGIDYAARAADGSDADRLDWYRNIPVPTSYMALGTSQDFFGGYDHGRQAGFVHVADHEISPGKKQWTWGNSSFGHAWDRNLTDDDGPYVELMAGVFTDNQPDFAYLAAGETKTFSQTWYPIRDVGPVLFADRHLALSVQEPGGGTRVRICPAQRYSDATITVLDADGAELAAVHGDLCPGSARVIDVPGQVAVADLTVVVTTASAELAHVPLAGPAEPDAVAPAAMALAPPAPSDVPGVDQLVRIATYLEQYRHATRSATAYLEEALRRDPHESRALLHLGRRASHRGETESAIGLLGRSAELATEWTSTPVSGEAHYHLGLALDRAGRVPEAARAFSTAMWDSRHAVSARFALARLRSRAGRYDAAEDLLRQALESDPHHLQCLDLLALTLRVRGREQEATDVALWALHLDPLDAWAKDILGRPATADATVMLDVALEYVEAGFVEQARAALDGTIDLAPSLTVGQVNVGPLAWLHLAALDQRAGDLDCARQAIAEAAKLPVGSAHPSRLADAQALELLADVAPDQALPASLLGHWLYDRGRHLDAIARWEQALGAAPDPALAAILHRNLGIAEFNIRRDPEAATAHYARALELSPAEPKLRFEADLLAVRTGVAAPERLAALEPMLEVVARRDDLTVSLVNLLLDVGRAPEARDLLVGRRFQPWEGGEGQVLSAWDRANVQLAQELLARGAVEDAQEILQSSIDPPRSLGEGRHPLANVATIHLARGDAFAAGGDDAAAAVSWEHAARSTGDFVKMAETAYSVETFAAARALLRLGRTAQADALVADIADWLEEYAVQEVQVDFFATSLPELLVFHEDPAAARDREVARIREQLADWDRQRDLETARL